The following are from one region of the Aspergillus luchuensis IFO 4308 DNA, chromosome 4, nearly complete sequence genome:
- a CDS encoding uncharacterized protein (COG:Q;~EggNog:ENOG410PNK2;~InterPro:IPR036291,IPR002347;~PFAM:PF08659,PF00106,PF13561;~go_process: GO:0055114 - oxidation-reduction process [Evidence IEA]), which translates to MATILYNQLFVTPSLPPSPLPFHNRTVIITGANTGLGLAAAHHIASGPIGKLILAVRNLSAGESARAEILNAHPTCDPQTIEVWPLDLASYDSIRAFATRATTTLDRLDVLLCNAGLATFQYSKAEGHERTITVNVISTFLLAVLLVPKLRETRRLCQQTGEEGHTPVLSIVASEVHAFTRFPERNAPAEKGVSVFEALDEPDRYYGTMAERYRTSKLLDVLLTRELADRIGDDDIVVNCLNPGLCQSQLSREMDNVVVRIVLRLLGRTLEVGSRTLVAAAAAGRESHGQYMSNGVVCPRELSSFVTSEEGKRTQKRVWDELSDMLEEIQPGIMRGVV; encoded by the coding sequence ATGGCGACAATTCTCTACAATCAACTCTTCGTcaccccctctctcccaccctctcccttgcCCTTCCACAACCGCACCGTCATCATAACCGGCGCCAACACCGGTCTCGGCCTAGCAGCAGCCCATCACATCGCCTCCGGCCCCATAGGCAAActcatcctcgccgtccGCAACCTCTCCGCCGGTGAATCTGCCCGTGCCGAGATCCTCAATGCCCATCCCACCTGCGACCCTCAAACCATCGAAGTCTGGCCCCTAGATCTGGCCTCCTACGACTCCATCCGCGCCTTTGCTACGCGCGCAACGACTACGCTCGACCGTCTTGATGTCCTTCTCTGCAACGCAGGTCTCGCGACGTTTCAGTATTCCAAGGCAGAAGGTCATGAGCGCACGATCACGGTCAATGTAATTTCGACGTTTCTGTTAGCGGTGCTACTGGTACCGAAGTTGAGGGAGACGAGGAGGCTATGTCAACAgacgggggaagaaggacaCACTCCTGTGTTGTCGATAGTGGCGAGCGAGGTCCATGCATTCACGAGATTTCCCGAGAGGAATGCGCCCGCAGAGAAAGGGGTGAGTGTATTTGAGGCGCTGGATGAGCCGGATCGGTACTATGGGACGATGGCAGAGCGGTACCGCACGTCGAAGTTATTGGATGTGTTGTTGACGAGGGAGTTGGCGGATCGCATTGGGGATGACGATATCGTGGTGAATTGTCTGAATCCGGGACTTTGTCAGTCGCAGTTATCCAGGGAGATGGATAATGTGGTCGTTAGGATTGTGTTGcggttgttggggaggacGTTGGAGGTAGGGAGCAGGACGTTGGTGgcggctgcggcggcggggagGGAAAGTCATGGACAGTATATGTCGAATGGAGTGGTGTGTCCGCGGGAATTATCGTCGTTTGTGACgagtgaggaggggaagaggacgCAGAAAAGGGTGTGGGACGAGTTGAGTGATATGTTGGAGGAGATTCAGCCGGGAATTATGCGGGGAGTGGTGTAG
- a CDS encoding alpha/beta hydrolase (COG:S;~EggNog:ENOG410PJV4;~InterPro:IPR000073,IPR029058,IPR013595;~MEROPS:MER0000441;~PFAM:PF08386,PF00561) — protein MPLPLPFWSPPRLLTTNTGGPGGSGVQEILDRGKEIQRIVNSSDDTQHSRYFDIVSFDPRGVGNTLPPLTCFPDLLSTYLWSEAVQAHGLVGSFDQAADHLWARMQALATSCTDPHKDGADIGPYMNTWSTAHDLHYIAQLLQPDPHADAKLQYWGYSYGTLLGVTYATLFPNQVHRMVLDGVVDAVSWYSGDLSTSFRDADHILDSFFRYCHQAGQPRCAFASPSANGEGNENAISDLQQRFKNILSDLKASPVWTTHPSPDIITYSDVRRLLKLALYAPVDLFPTLATILADLEQRNTTSMADWKSMLREEMQPTHCLDPDCQSHAPCREACQYSYRVEVTAGTVCLDLNQKLLNTTREEYWDEYLRPSIESSHWMGDTFADFLMPCARWNGRGPGDFKGPTGAENTSTPILFVSNTLDPVTPLGDAHAMSALFKQSVVLEQQAEGHCSFASRSVCTDSYIRTYFQTGELPAPGTRCETDIRPFGVEEVSVGISSTELERTEL, from the exons ATGCCACTACCGCTACCATTCTGGTCCCCACCACGGTTGCTCACTACAAATACAGGTGGTCCTGGCGGGTCCGGCGTGCAGGAAATACTTGACCGAGGGAAAGAGATCCAGCGGATCGTGAACAGCTCCGATGATACACAGCACTCTCGCTATTTCGACATTGTCTCCTTTGACCCCCGTGGCGTGGGAAATACTCTCCCTCCCTTGACATGCTTTCCTGATCTGCTGTCAACTTACCTCTGGAGTGAGGCCGTGCAAGCTCATGGCTTGGTAGGTAGCTTCGACCAAGCAGCTGATCATCTCTGGGCCCGCATGCAAGCCCTAGCCACATCGTGCACGGATCCCCATAAGGATGGTGCGGATATTGGTCCGTACATGAATACCTGGAGTACGGCACACGATCTGCATTATATTGCTCAACTGCTCCAGCCAGACCCTCACGCAGACGCAAAGCTGCAATACTGGGGTTACTCATACGGAACTCTGCTAGGTGTCACTTATGCAACTCTCTTTCCGAACCAAGTCCACCGGATGGTGTTGGATGGGGTAGTAGATGCAGTAAGCTGGTACTCCGGTGATTTGTCGACATCATTCCGGGACGCGGATCATATACTAGACAGTTTCTTCCGCTACTGTCATCAGGCAGGCCAGCCGAGATGTGCTTTTGCCAGCCCGTCCGCCAACGGAGAAGGCAATGAAAACGCAATAAGCGACCTCCAACAGCGTTTCAAGAATATATTGTCTGACCTGAAAGCTTCCCCCGTTTGGACCACTCATCCAAGCCCAGATATAATCACCTATTCTGACGTGAGACGTCTCCTAAAACTCGCCTTGTACGCACCGGTCGACCTTTTCCCCACTCTCGCTACCATCCTAGCAGATCTCGAACAACGAAACACAACGAGCATGGCCGACTGGAAAAGCATGCTACGCGAGGAAATGCAGCCAACTCACTGCCTCGATCCAGATTGTCAGTCTCATGCTCCGTGTCGCGAAGCATGTCAATACTCGTATCGCGTTGAAGTGACTGCTGGTACCGTATGCTTGGACTTAAATCAGAAGCTACTGAACACCACACGCGAGGAATACTGGGATGAGTATCTTCGGCCTTCCATTGAGAGCAGCCATTGGATGGGGGATACGTTTGCAGACTTTTTGATGCCATGTGCTAGGTGGAATGGTCGGGGACCGGGGGACTTCAAAG GACCTACCGGGGCTGAGAATACGTCCACACCTATACTCTTCGTCAGCAATACTCTGGACCCAGTGACTCCGCTTGGCGA CGCCCACGCCATGTCCGCTCTGTTCAAACAGTCTGTCGTATTAGAGCAGCAAGCTGAAGGT CATTGCTCCTTCGCTTCGCGTTCGGTGTGTACAGACAGTTACATTCGCACATATTTTCAAACCGGGGAGCTTCCAGCACCAGGCACGAGATGTGAGACAGATATACGCCCTTttggggtggaggaagtgtCAGTTGGAATCTCCTCAACGGAGCTGGAAAGGACGGAGCTTTGA
- a CDS encoding HpcH/HpaI aldolase family protein (COG:E;~EggNog:ENOG410PJR2;~InterPro:IPR005000,IPR015813,IPR040442;~PFAM:PF03328;~go_function: GO:0003824 - catalytic activity [Evidence IEA]) produces MPFETAITSTLRGSSTALGFWLTLPSAAVAKTILHGQPPSPGRFSWVLVDAEHGLISDRHYYELFNAIGSEDVSPIVRVPCAEEWMIKRALDAGAHGIMTPMCHSEVEAAKIVQWTKYPPLGTRGYGPMFAPHAFPGVAPGEEYDEGSQTGTIVVVQIESKAGLENVEKIAAVEGIDVLFIGPFDLALQLGVTRGGEEHEAAIQRILKAAHAAGKKAAIFCTDGKDSRVRAEQGFDMISVITDVGVFRAGMLSELRTVTEGR; encoded by the exons ATGCCCTTCGAAACCGCCatcacctccaccctccGGGGCTCTTCCACGGCCCTTGGTTTCTGGCTCAC CCTCCCTAGCGCCGCTGTCGCCAAGACCATCCTGCACGGCCAGCCCCCCAGCCCAGGCCGATTCAGCTGGGTCCTAGTAGACGCCGAGCACGGATTAATCTCTGACCGCCATTACTATGAG CTTTTCAACGCCATTGGATCCGAAGACGTAAGCCCGATCGTTCGGGTTCCCTGCGCAGAGGAATGGATGATCAAACGGGCGCTGGACGCCGGTGCTCACGGAATCATGACTCCCATGTGCCATTCGGAA GTTGAAGCCGCCAAAATCGTCCAATGGACCAAGTACCCACCCCTTGGCACACGAGGCTACGGCCCCATGTTCGCACCGCACGCATTCCCCGGCGTCGCGCCTGGTGAAGAGTACGACGAGGGCTCGCAAACAGGCACTATTGTGGTTGTGCAGATTGAGTCGAAGGCTGGTCTTGAGAATGTAGAGAAGATCGCTGCTGTGGAAGGCATTGATGTCCTGTTCATTGGACCCTTCGATTTGGCGTTGCAGTTGGGTGTTACGAGGGGCGGGGAGGAGCATGAAGCGGCTATTCAGCGGATTTTGAAGGCTGCGCATGCAGCAGGGAAGAAGGCCGCTATCTTTTGTACGGATGGCAAGGACTCTCGGGTGCGCGCGGAACAGGGATTTGATATGATTTCGGTGATTACGGATGTGGGGGTTTTCAGGGCGGGAATGTTGAGTGAGTTGAGGACTGTTACGGAGGGGCGATAA
- a CDS encoding SDR family NAD(P)-dependent oxidoreductase (COG:Q;~EggNog:ENOG410PQ2F;~InterPro:IPR036291,IPR002347,IPR020904;~PFAM:PF00106,PF13561;~go_function: GO:0016491 - oxidoreductase activity [Evidence IEA];~go_process: GO:0055114 - oxidation-reduction process [Evidence IEA]), whose translation MSLQLSNLFGVKDKIVVITGGGTGLGKAIAEGFSTNGAKVYITGRRVEVLEKAAEELRGRATLGGQVIPIKGDVSTKDGCAQLVEQIKQKENHVDVLISNAGLPGKTDYPPWNPNDPDAVEKGLWESVDDESFTTTNNVNISGVYFTTVGFLPLLRKSSDPSVIVIASLAGVANQRTVGTVTYGASKAAALHVSKLLAGRFSPMKVRVNCICPGIFPSEMTFADTTGNAENLNPVSEGAAKRAPAGRPGYPEEIVGPCLMLSSKAGGYMTGGYLLVDGGRAMSASINDGIHMPEDTYVW comes from the exons ATGTCTCTCCAGCTTTCCAACCTGTTCGGCGTTAAGGACAAG ATCGTCGTAATCACCGGCGGAGGCACCGGACTCGGCAAAG CGATCGCGGAGGGCTTTTCTACCAATGGTGCCAAAGTCTACATCACGGGACGTCGTGTTGAAGTCCTTGAGAAGGCCGCGGAAGAACTACGTGGAAGGGCGACACTCGGTGGACAAGTTATACC AATCAAGGGCGATGTGAGCACAAAAGACGGCTGTGCCCAGCTTGTTGAACAAATcaagcagaaggagaacCAT GTTGATGTGCTTATTAGTAATGCTGGTCTGCCTGGGAAGACGGACTATCCTCCTTGGAACCCAAATGATC CCGACGCTGTTGAAAAGGGGCTGTGGGAAAGTGTCGACGA CGAATCCTTTACCACAACCAATAATG TCAATATCAGTGGAGTCTATTTCACCACTGTGGGATTTCTCCCGCTGCTGCGGAAGTCTTCGGACCCCAGCGTGATTGTGATTGCTTCATTGGCCGGAGTTGCCAACCAGAG GACCGTGGGAACCGTGACTTATGGTGCTTCGAAA GCTGCAG CTCTTCACGTATCGAAGCTCCTGGCTGGTAGATTTTCTCC TATGAAAGTCCGCGTTAACTGCATCTGCCCCGGAATTTTCCCCAGCGAGATGACGTTCGCTGATACCACTGGCAACGCGGAAAACCTCAATCCCGTCTCAGAAGGTGCTGCTAAGCGGGCTCCTGCTG GGCGCCCTGGATATCCCGAAGAGATTGTCGGACCGTGTCTGATGCTGAGTTCCAAAGCCGGGGGCTACATGACCGGAGGCTACCTcttggttgatggtggtagaGCGATG AGCGCATCCATCAACGATGGAATCCACATGCCAGAGGACACTTACGTGTGGTAA
- a CDS encoding uncharacterized protein (COG:S;~EggNog:ENOG410QEIF) → MPTTLWGPIPAVSQRLRGRLDLRIWDWEFRHTLKCRGLEHLLRSDLPRPDKTHATFALWRHWSITVRRWMNRQLSRKIRAKLGASRFAKKYADDAYNVIRDLGSHYDHALCKATWFKLIDMRWFHYTTVAQYVTSFQRAPVDAKELNRGISPYTALIAILGELESDVPHWVATVLLFLPEDAVTDYTDADYFKACRMVIKQDDMLNQRNSRVARGG, encoded by the coding sequence ATGCCAACGACCTTGTGGGGCCCGATCCCAGCCGTATCGCAGCGCTTGAGAGGCCGGCTCGATTTGCGGATATGGGACTGGGAATTTCGGCATACGCTCAAGTGTCGCGGCTTGGAGCATCTTCTTCGAAGCGATCTACCTCGCCCCGACAAAACTCACGCCACATTTGCACTCTGGCGCCATTGGTCAATCACTGTCCGAAGATGGATGAATCGCCAGCTCTCTCGCAAAATAAGAGCGAAGTTGGGGGCCTCTCGCTTTGCTAAAAAATACGCGGATGATGCCTACAATGTCATCCGAGATCTTGGCTCGCACTACGACCACGCCCTATGCAAGGCCACGTGGTTCAAGCTCATTGATATGCGGTGGTTTCACTACACTACTGTGGCGCAATACGTTACCAGTTTTCAGCGAGCACCTGTTGACGCGAAGGAGTTGAATCGCGGTATTAGTCCCTACACCGCACTAATTGCGATCCTTGGTGAACTCGAGTCAGATGTTCCGCATTGGGTCGCCACGGTGCTCTTATTCTTGCCTGAAGACGCGGTGACCGATTATACTGACGCTGATTATTTCAAAGCCTGTCGCATGGTAATAAAGCAAGATGATATGTTAAACCAAAGGAATTCTAGGGTTGCGAGAGGCGGATGA
- a CDS encoding phosphatidate phosphatase App1 family protein (COG:S;~EggNog:ENOG410PH9C;~InterPro:IPR019236;~PFAM:PF09949;~SECRETED:SignalP(1-22)) — MSRSSFACQALLQAALLSVVSAIPAPTAFVNNVAPPEPVITPSPVQHHPSRVAGRNILSDVDSDINSILSGLGSDLPSWVASGVPNYFQGFPTGDAVVSSLGLNSAELAALPTNVLNIDPYANWTNSGWNVRFHGNVYKQPNTSISDLNDLADVFLGNTSISDLSEFEQKQARNLTAEILVVQQPDVAVNTIHLEPAPNQGSSGQPGGGGSSNTTGGTQDLTLPYNTTVEGDFDTFVPISSNGLTAGNETSAIQRLNVHVEGATIGNSTAYLVPPTGLTVVSDIDDILRVTKIYEPEQGLLNSFARPFRPWENMPDIYRNWSISLPNLHFHYLTTTPEQVTRNYMQFIYDNYPGGSFDTRPLNFSDVSATLSIRKFLLKKVFETFPQRKFILIADTSNSDVMRDYPEMATDFPGQVQCIFLRNTSATDSGDKFPYDTSGFEKLNQSNYMFFLHPDDLTNLDIANGQCYNTSIPQNLTFSYQGLPLGLGDEPTAVNGSANHTAESAASLSMMGGSDRQGLVFLIVLATVSFMLL; from the exons ATGAGCAGGTCAAGCTTTGCCTGTCAGGCCTTGCTCCAGGCAGCTCTTCTTTCAGTTGTCTCCGCGATCCCAGCGCCCACAGCGTTCGTCAACAATGTCGCTCCGCCCGAGCCCGTCATCACACCTTCGCCAGTTCAGCATCACCCTTCAAGAGTTGCTGGTCGAAATATCTTGAGTGACGTCGATTCTGATATTAACAGCATCCTTTCTGGCCTGGGATCCGACCTACCCTCCTGGGTCGCATCGGGCGTGCCCAACTACTTCCAGGGTTTCCCCACTGGAGATGCAGTGGTGAGCTCCTTGGGCTTGAACAGCGCTGAGTTGGCAGCCTTGCCCACCAATGTGTTGAATATCGACCCATATGCCAACTGGACCAACTCGGGCTGGAACGTTCGTTTTCACGGAAATGTCTACAAGCAgcccaacacctccatctccgatCTGAATGATTTGGCTGATGTATTCCTCGGCAATACAAGCATATCCGACCTTTCTGAATTCGAGCAGAAACAAGCCCGGAATCTAACAGCCGAAATATTAGTCGTCCAGCAACCTGACGTCGCTGTAAACACGATCCACCTAGAGCCCGCACCGAATCAGGGATCAAGCGGACAGCCAGGAGGCGGTGGATCCTCTAATACCACTGGCGGCACCCAAGACCTCACTCTGCCCTACAACACCACGGTCGAAGGTGACTTTGACACCTTCGTTCCAATCTCCAGTAACGGCTTGACAGCAGGTAATGAAACGTCGGCGATACAACGACTTAACGTTCACGTGGAGGGCGCAACGATTGGAAACAGCACAGCCTATCTTGTGCCTCCAACCGGGCTCACTGTCGTTTCGGACATCGATGACATCCTACGAGTCACCAAAATCTATGAGCCCGAGCAAGGATTACTCAACTCGTTCGCACGTCCCTTCCGGCCATGGGAGAATATGCCGGACATCTATCGCAATTGGTCGATTAGTCTCCCCAACCTGCACTTTCACTACCTA ACGACGACTCCCGAACAAGTCACCCGAAACTACATGCAGTTCATCTATGACAACTACCCCGGCGGGTCTTTCGACACCCGTCCCCTCAACTTTAGCGACGTCTCCGCCACCCTGTCCATCCGCAAATTTCTGCTGAAAAAGGTGTTTGAGACATTTCCGCAGCGCAAGTTTATCCTCATCGCCGACACCAGCAACAGCGACGTCATGCGTGACTACCCAGAAATGGCGACCGACTTTCCAGGCCAAGTGCAATGTATCTTTCTTCGGAACACTAGCGCCACTGACTCCGGAGACAAATTCCCATACGATACGTCTGGGTTTGAGAAGCTCAACCAGTCGAACtacatgttcttcttgcATCCTGATGACTTGACAAATCTAGACATTGCGAATGGCCAGTGCTACAACACATCCATTCCGCAGAACCTAACGTTTAGTTATCAGGGTTTGCCATTGGGGCTGGGCGACGAACCCACTGCTGTCAATGGGTCTGCCAATCATACTGCTGAGTCGGCGGCCAGTTTGTCGATGATGGGTGGGTCTGATAGGCAGGGCTTAGTCTTTCTTATTGTCCTGGCTACGGTCTCTTTCATGCTCTTGTAG